In Kordiimonas sp. SCSIO 12610, the following are encoded in one genomic region:
- a CDS encoding protein-disulfide reductase DsbD, with protein MRNVFSSIGILICFLMFGAVAQAQRSIVEDTHTKAILASEVSVIGANDVTWLALHYEPIEGWHTYWKNPGDSGMPTNINWELPNGFKAGETVYPVPEPLPVGPLTNYGYNGSSTLLIPIQTPQIITANSIRIKATAEWLICEVECVPQYGEFELELPVGEQSASAENASLFANARQNMPDPAFWDASIEIAPEAAKLMVYMSADEIETIQNAYYFPAYEGVLDYAAAQIVNVSDDGLELNLKRLKGSLSPESGSGILKLELPNGEITAVNIDPALNIVDAIQIAAPTVPAAVPASEGLPVWQAALFALLGGIILNLMPCVFPVLSLKAFSFLSAGGMSKSARKREGWAYTFGILASFGVIVGILLALRAGGSVVGWGFQLQEPIFVAFMVLLMVLVSLSLAGMFNIQTGFEGAGQSLAAQEGTKGAFFTGVLATLVATPCTAPFMAPAIGYALTQPIYVALLVFFMLGFGLALPFLILSYSDRIAKALPRPGAWMETFKQGLAFPMLATAAWLLFVFNNEAGSIAMLFLIFAIIAVVFAIWLWQQGNGKILRTVSGAIGLLSIVSIFWNVEPIHEGSGSETAVKSSDSVFANSGIYSNAALDDLTVEGKPVFAYFTADWCITCKVNERVALNRAETIKLFDDKGITVLKGDYTNRDAEIAGVLAKYQRAGVPLYLYFPKGQKEAIVLPEVLTTGLLKDMVTSNPI; from the coding sequence ATGAGAAACGTTTTCTCATCAATTGGTATACTAATATGTTTTCTGATGTTTGGGGCGGTTGCTCAAGCGCAGCGTAGTATTGTCGAAGATACTCACACAAAAGCCATATTAGCGTCAGAGGTTTCAGTGATTGGGGCCAATGATGTGACATGGCTTGCCTTACATTATGAACCAATTGAAGGGTGGCATACATACTGGAAAAACCCGGGCGATAGTGGAATGCCGACCAATATCAACTGGGAACTACCAAATGGATTCAAGGCTGGTGAAACAGTGTATCCTGTGCCGGAACCATTACCCGTTGGGCCACTAACCAATTATGGATATAATGGATCGTCAACACTTCTTATTCCTATTCAAACGCCCCAAATTATCACCGCAAATTCAATTAGGATTAAAGCAACAGCGGAATGGTTGATTTGCGAAGTCGAGTGCGTTCCTCAGTACGGCGAGTTCGAACTAGAACTGCCTGTTGGTGAACAATCAGCGAGTGCAGAAAACGCAAGTCTGTTTGCAAACGCTCGTCAAAATATGCCTGATCCCGCTTTTTGGGATGCCTCGATTGAGATAGCACCGGAAGCTGCCAAGCTTATGGTTTATATGTCTGCGGATGAAATAGAAACAATCCAGAATGCATATTATTTCCCGGCGTATGAGGGTGTGCTGGATTATGCCGCCGCTCAGATTGTCAATGTAAGTGACGATGGATTAGAGCTAAATCTGAAACGCTTGAAAGGGTCATTATCGCCCGAAAGCGGTTCTGGTATTCTGAAACTGGAATTACCAAACGGTGAAATTACCGCCGTTAATATTGATCCTGCGCTTAATATTGTTGACGCTATTCAAATTGCAGCCCCAACAGTTCCAGCTGCTGTTCCAGCCTCGGAAGGGCTACCAGTATGGCAGGCTGCGCTATTTGCCTTGCTAGGTGGTATTATTCTGAATTTAATGCCGTGTGTATTTCCCGTGTTGTCCCTGAAGGCCTTTTCCTTTTTATCCGCTGGCGGCATGAGCAAATCTGCGCGTAAGCGTGAAGGTTGGGCATACACCTTTGGTATCCTCGCAAGCTTCGGTGTGATCGTTGGTATTTTACTGGCCCTGCGTGCTGGTGGTTCGGTCGTTGGGTGGGGCTTTCAACTGCAGGAACCAATTTTTGTTGCCTTCATGGTTTTATTAATGGTTTTGGTGTCGCTTTCGTTAGCAGGCATGTTTAATATTCAAACGGGATTTGAAGGCGCAGGGCAGTCGCTTGCCGCCCAAGAAGGAACAAAGGGCGCATTCTTTACAGGTGTGCTGGCGACACTTGTTGCAACGCCGTGCACTGCACCTTTCATGGCACCGGCCATCGGATATGCGCTTACGCAGCCGATATATGTGGCGCTCCTCGTTTTCTTCATGCTTGGCTTCGGCTTGGCGCTACCGTTTTTAATTCTTAGTTATAGTGACCGTATTGCAAAGGCACTACCGCGCCCTGGTGCATGGATGGAAACATTTAAGCAAGGTCTTGCCTTCCCGATGCTGGCAACCGCGGCTTGGCTTTTGTTTGTTTTCAATAATGAAGCGGGCAGCATTGCGATGCTATTTTTGATTTTCGCTATTATTGCAGTCGTTTTCGCCATTTGGTTATGGCAACAAGGTAATGGCAAGATACTTAGAACTGTATCAGGCGCTATTGGCCTGCTGTCCATAGTATCAATTTTCTGGAACGTAGAGCCGATACATGAAGGATCAGGCAGTGAAACAGCGGTCAAAAGCAGTGATAGTGTATTTGCGAATTCCGGTATTTACAGTAACGCGGCGCTTGATGACTTAACAGTTGAGGGCAAGCCTGTATTCGCCTACTTTACCGCGGATTGGTGCATTACCTGTAAGGTTAACGAACGGGTGGCCTTAAACCGCGCGGAAACAATAAAATTGTTTGATGATAAAGGT